Proteins from one Apis cerana isolate GH-2021 linkage group LG11, AcerK_1.0, whole genome shotgun sequence genomic window:
- the LOC107995882 gene encoding restin homolog, whose product MSETEKKEDYVMENQDTCPENLERSKSSLACSEINSLNESQDFHLVDTSEDESLEKSHQNLEKIKNEETLSSTSNVNTETILNEIKITEHTINDVQNNESITIENAQNIELIKEKDTQNIESSKKIEQEKKIIESSILENKDKYSEEDEEIIQCTPPTSTSPSKKQCSGNIITSLKRKAELFDEPPAKILRTASKEDTLVPEKREQEEEESCHSFKSDNSQQEFHKNCSGTNIIIAETQDIGEDEDTESISLLEMPTKYKEKTKNEKYLELEMKDYEIDKNKNFSDTSKLHQPIGKKEFNDEISDLKNIINSNENRLTQIQTKEKDAPSLLKVIAVEKIKSDLDNKNTDNTRSIEVKDNKILYNEKTEDKKNGIESVQHASLEQNNSDIQEISVSKEISESHTNTCSSNTCKSRKSIELIYDQTAIHEIKLKSKELVEIDEDGEKIVLDSSQEDSDAKIENKNILDNTKSDTVYKSCYDSKSSSEFSYKSIENTKEPSLDSAKSDSKLVNGSSESKKCDTDSTASLQSDTFSDMPVLDKVDNNIPISVHNINKQIKPITISKDSYHADLLSVSDNEPDVFIVDDKSKSNSTHSSSITKALQIEKEIGIYVRMKCLLHIDEGTKEFLSKEITSVQCETIVGEPTITRQKTNDTSTSLADISGNDNKDTSPGSVNSNPQLYQLNPSRLSFASTISSLSSASSAASLAAKLAIRDSTHFSLPRAPIKHVKRHVQDMHSLNDKQAIEEAYERLNKEWQNSHLLTTTVLNFANTELSATDAYNVSNERIDDQLQKIRSSTPEVSQEVISIQTPKSTKKNKAVKRSRSKSTKSDNHSNGINKISKVLSPTENNNTPNRKKNKTEHTDNSSSTVDVSTKSQSHIITDELIGKNVFAKWSDNNYYPGIVIDKIKTKYKVNFFDGKSKVLIEDFVIPIPKVLKEGLSVYAATKNYDYGSCGIITDIVTVNNEVYYTVETDEGEKLRVQIKDISFSADQAQVLKEEINLENKSLPSTPKYLGQITLDNMVDGKRRSKRIATPIFSTPKSKLIHTPTNKPEIEPSVSGITSVSKKEKKVSSESDYVSSDSNISVKDEVFSIGVQSEIIGTPYEQIVKGPQSRIKSKSRSKKKVDDEETIAIFGPIPHEDLNLFKGMSFILTCASLEIIDRFQDNNKDYGSDAELGSGTENEEEWAKKPFIRDRLIKQIVAGGGKVYTEFNEIPQDEYKNTKLITNVPNTTAKTLLCLSVGIPAYNHNWIIRCCQEGKLVNLAEDELPSGWSLEKNSYVEMFQRSSNKPLAQVVIIIPFLESQKQFATFWRQICENTGAVVLLAEKPDAMESFVQGTIVLTNSLCPFWAIEKANKLQIPLLSTTWIVQCLIEGKLCSYDASPRYKYNYKQN is encoded by the exons atgtcggaaacagaaaaaaaagaagactaTGTAATGGAAAACCAGGATACATGTCctgaaaatttagaaagaagCAAATCAAGTTTGGCATGTAGCGAAATCAATAGTTTAAACGAGAGTCAGGATTTTCATTTAGTAGACACAAGTGAAGATGAATCATTGGAAAAATCGCatcaaaatttagaaaaaataaaaaacgaagaaacatTATCTTCTACTTCTAATGTTAATACAGAGacaattttgaatgaaataaaaataacagagCATACAATAAATGATGTACAGAATAATGAATCTATAACAATAGAAAATGCACAAAATATTGaacttataaaagaaaaagatacacAGAACATAGaatcatctaaaaaaatagagcaagaaaagaaaattatagaaagtagcattttagaaaataaagataaatattctgaagaagATGAGGAAATAATACAGTGTACACCACCTACTTCTACTTCACCATCTAAAAAACAATGTAGtggtaatataattacaagttTAAAACGAAAAGCAGAATTATTTGATGAACCTCCtgcaaaaattttgagaacaGCATCCAAGGAAGATACATTAGTACCTGAAAAAAGAGAgcaggaagaagaagaaagttgTCATTCATTTAAATCTGATAATTCCCAACAAgaattccataaaaattgttctggtacaaatattataattgcagAAACCCAAGATATTGGAGAAGATGAAGATACGGAAAGCATTTCTTTGCTAGAAATGCCAACaaaatataaggaaaaaactaaaaatgaaaaatatcttgaattagaaatgaaagattatgaaatagataagaacaaaaattttagcgATACATCAAAATTACATCAAcctattggaaaaaaagagtttaatgatgaaatatctgatttaaaaaatataattaattctaacgaAAACAGATTAACACAGAttcaaacaaaagaaaaagatgctCCATCTTTACTTAAAGTTATTGCagttgaaaagataaaatcggatttggataataaaaatacagataATACTAGATCAATTGAAgtgaaagataataaaatattgtataatgaaaaaactgaagataagaaaaatggTATTGAATCTGTACAGCATGCTAGTTTGGAACAAAACAATAgcgatattcaagaaatatcaGTTTCTAAAGAAATTAGCGAATCACATACTAATACATGTTCTTCAAATACATGCAAATCAAGGAAGAGCATAGAACTTATTTATGATCAAACTGCAATTCATGAAATCAAGTTAAAATCTAAAGAACTAGTAGAAATCGATGAAGATGGTGAAAAGATAGTACTAGATTCATCTCAAGAAGATTCTGatgcaaaaattgaaaataaaaatattttagataacaCAAAGTCTGATACAGTATACAAAAGTTGTTATGACAGCAAAAGTAGTAGCGAATTTAGttataaatcaatagaaaATACCAAAGAACCATCCCTTGATTCAGCTAAATCTGATAGTAAATTAGTAAATGGAAGTAGTGAATCAAAAAAGTGTGATACTGATAGCACGGCTAGTTTACAATCAGATACGTTTAGCGATATGCCGGTTCTTGATAaagtagataataatattcctatATCCgtgcataatataaataaacaaatcaaaCCAATCACCATATCTAAAGACAGTTATCATGCTGATTTATTAAGTGTAAGTGACAATGAACCTGACGTTTTTATAGTAGATGATAAAAGTAAGTCAAATTCGACTCATAGTAGTTCTATTACAAAAGCTTtgcaaatagaaaaagaaattggtatATATGTTAGAATGAAATGTTTATTACATATTGACGAAGGTACAAAAGAATTCCTAAGTAAAGAAATCACTAGTGTGCAATGTGAAACTATTGTTGGAGAACCCACTATAACAAGACAAAAAACCAATGATACATCTACTTCATTAGCAGATATTTCTggaaatgataataaagataCATCTCCAGGATCAGTAAATAGTAATCCACAATTATATCAATTGAATCCTTCCAGACTTTCATTTGCATCAACAATTAGTTCTTTAAGTTCTGCATCTAGTGCTGCTTCACTGGCAGCCAAACTAGCAATAAGAGATAGCACACATTTTTCTTTACCAAGAGCACCAATAAAGCATGTGAAAAGACATGTTCAAGATATGCATTCACTAAATGATAAACAAGCAATAGAAGAAGCATATGAACGTCTTAATAAAGAATGGCAAAATAGTCATCTTCTTACAACAactgttttaaattttgcaaatactGAACTTAGTGCAACTGATGCATATAATGTTAGTAACGAGAGGATAGATgatcaattacaaaaaattcgaTCATCTACTCCAGAAGTTTCGCAAGAAGTAATATCGATACAAACTCCTAAAAgcacaaaaaagaataaagcaGTAAAGAGATCAAGAAGTAAAAGTACCAAATCAGATAATCATTCAAATGGAATAAACAAGATTTCAAAAGTATTAAGTCCTACAGAGAACAATAATACaccaaatagaaaaaagaataaaacggAACATACGGACAATTCGTCAAGTACTGTAGACGTTTCAACAAAATCTCAATCACATATAATAACAGATGAATTAATCGGCAAAAATGTATTTGCTAAATGGTCTGATAATAATTACTATCCAGGTAtagttatcgataaaataaaaacaaaatataaggtaaatttttttgatggaAAAAGTAAAGTACTTATAGAAGATTTTGTTATACCAATACCAAAAGTTCTGAAAGAAGGTTTATCTGTCTATGCTGCtactaaaaattatgattatggaTCGTGTGGTATAATAACTGATATTGTAACTGTAAATAATGAAGTATATTATACAGTAGAAACAGATGAAGGAGAAAAATTACGAGttcaaattaaagatatttctttttctgctGATCAAGCTCAAgtgttaaaagaagaaattaatttggaGAATAAGAGTCTTCCATCTACGCCAAAATATTTAGGTCAAATAACGTTAGATAACATGGTTGATGGAAAAAGACGTTCTAAACGGATTGCCACTCCCATTTTTTCTACTcctaaatctaaattaatccATACTCCTACAAATAAACCTGAAATAGAACCATCTGTTTCTGGTATAACTTCTGTAagcaaaaaggaaaagaaagtatCCTCTGAAAGTGATTACGTTTCCAGTGATTCGAATATTTCTGTAAAGGATGAAGTTTTTTCTATTGGCGTCCAATCTGAAATAATTGGAACTCCATATGAACAAATTGTGAAAGGACCACAAAGTCGAATCAAAAGTAAATCAAGGAGTAAAAAGAAAGTGGATGATGAAGAAACTATTGCGATATTTGGTCCAATTCCACATGAAGATTTAAATCTCTTTAAAGGCATGTCTTTCATTCTTACTTGTGCATCCTTAGAAATTATTGATCGATTTCAAGATAATAACAAGGACTATGGTTCGGATGCAGAATTGGGTTCAGGAActgaaaatgaagaagaatggGCAAAAAAACCTTTTATAAGAGATAGATTAATCAAACAAATAGTGGCGGGTGGCGGAAAAGTTTATAcagaatttaatgaaattcctCAGGATGagtacaaaaatacaaaactgATAACAAATGTGCCAAATACAACTGCAAAGACTCTCTTATGTCTTTCAGTTGGTATACCCGCTTATAATCATAATTGGATAATAAGATGTTGTCAAgag GGAAAACTTGTAAATCTAGCTGAAGATGAATTACCTTCAGGATGgagtttggaaaaaaattcatatgttGAAATGTTTCAAAGATCTAGTAATAAACCATTGGCTCAAGTTGTGATAATAATTCCATTTCTAGAGTCTCAAAAACAATTTGCTACATTTTGGCGtcaaatttgtgaaaatacaGGTGCTGTTGTTTTATTAGCAGAAAAACCag atgCAATGGAAAGTTTTGTACAGGGAACTATAGTTCTTACAAACAGTTTATGCCCATTTTGGGCAATAGAGAAAgctaataaattacaaattccaTTACTTTCCACAACATGGATCGTTCAATGTTTAATAGAAGGAAAATTATGCTCCTATGATGCAAGTCctcgttataaatataattataaacaaaattaa